The Corvus hawaiiensis isolate bCorHaw1 chromosome 2, bCorHaw1.pri.cur, whole genome shotgun sequence genome includes a window with the following:
- the TASL gene encoding TLR adapter interacting with SLC15A4 on the lysosome, whose protein sequence is MLSEGYLHRITYFCEDLNPAPYKSLPDEGVYEMRSINYSSTCEAQGKSLLQRCRSAGKCISSVYSRGSKHSRRQKDNLPQPVQHPTPTGQPPPATHVCDELMKKVTYLVPPSCKSICKNYNDLHIAGDYVVPISSVTTDFACDSGIGPFLESSEIPPAMESVKAPPTSDTVRRPVQGYSSCWRLTSLGPHLQPLSDSALNDYLEQKLVELYKQYIMDSTANRASPTQILASELIMTNVDQITMQISRERNMEAVKAKDIVISRFLQIASGKISSEMSTPTLHISQYSHINA, encoded by the coding sequence ATGCTGTCAGAAGGTTATCTTCATAGAATCACCTACTTTTGTGAAGACCTGAACCCTGCACCCTACAAGAGTTTGCCTGATGAAGGGGTGTATGAAATGAGGTCCATTAATTATTCTTCCACGTGCGAAGCACAAGGAAAAAGCCTCCTTCAGAGATGCAGATCTGCTGGCAAGTGCATTTCCTCAGTCTACTCTAGAGGTAGCAAGCACAGCAGAAGGCAGAAGGATAATCTCCCACAGCCTGTCCAGCACCCAACACCCACAGGGCAGCCACCTCCAGCTACACATGTCTGCGACGAGCTGATGAAAAAGGTCACCTACCTGGTTCCACCTTCCTGCAAGAGCATTTGTAAGAATTACAACGATTTGCATATAGCTGGGGACTATGTGGTGCCAATTAGCTCAGTCACAACAGATTTTGCTTGTGACAGCGGCATAGGCCCCTTCTTGGAGTCCTCAGAGATTCCTCCCGCCATGGAGTCTGTGAAGGCTCCCCCCACAAGTGACACTGTCCGCAGGCCAGTCCAAGGCTACTCCTCGTGCTGGCGGCTGACGAGCTTAGGgccccacctgcagcccctctccGACTCCGCCCTGAACGACTACCTTGAGCAGAAGCTGGTGGAACTGTACAAGCAGTACATCATGGACAGCACAGCAAACAGGGCATCCCCCACCCAGATCCTGGCCTCGGAGCTAATCATGACTAACGTGGATCAAATCACCATGCAGATATCACGGGAAAGGAACATGGAGGCTGTCAAAGCCAAAGACATTGTCATTAGCCGCTTCTTACAAATTGCCAGTGGGAAGATTTCCTCAGAAATGAGCACACCTACTCTGCATATTTCCCAATATAGTCACATTAATGCTTAG